One genomic window of Eggerthella timonensis includes the following:
- a CDS encoding serine hydrolase domain-containing protein, whose amino-acid sequence MDYRLDDNIAGIVVLENGAVAHESYDNGCDSATAVHVFSVTKSVIALLYGIALDEGLLESVDQRVLDFFPDYAVKRGECTIQRITVRDLLTMTAPYKYRSAPYTKYFTSDDWVRASLDLLGGKGAVGEFRYAPIIGPDILSGILVRATGRPVLAFAQERLFGPLGIEVEGSITFGSKEEQLAFNKAKGISGWVADPQGVNTAGWGLTLTPRDMAKIGQLCLDGGIWDGRQLVSRAWLDECLREYARWNEIDRGYGYLWWIVDAGEGACAALGDGGTCIYFNRKKGLVVAIASLFKPRPKDRIDLIRTSIEPAFG is encoded by the coding sequence ATGGACTATCGGTTAGACGACAATATCGCCGGCATCGTCGTGCTCGAAAACGGCGCGGTGGCGCACGAGTCGTACGACAACGGGTGCGATTCCGCAACCGCCGTGCACGTGTTCTCGGTTACGAAAAGCGTGATCGCGCTGCTGTACGGCATCGCGCTGGACGAAGGCCTCCTCGAAAGCGTCGACCAGCGCGTGCTCGACTTCTTCCCGGACTACGCGGTCAAGCGGGGCGAATGCACCATCCAGCGCATCACCGTGCGCGATCTGCTCACGATGACCGCGCCGTACAAGTACCGCTCCGCTCCCTACACGAAGTACTTCACGAGCGACGACTGGGTGCGCGCCTCGCTCGACCTGCTGGGCGGCAAGGGGGCGGTGGGGGAGTTCCGCTACGCGCCGATCATCGGCCCCGACATCCTCTCGGGCATCCTCGTGCGGGCGACGGGTCGGCCGGTGCTCGCCTTCGCGCAGGAGCGTCTCTTCGGCCCGCTCGGCATCGAGGTTGAGGGCAGCATCACATTCGGGAGCAAGGAAGAGCAGCTCGCGTTCAACAAAGCGAAGGGCATCAGCGGCTGGGTGGCCGACCCGCAAGGAGTGAACACGGCGGGCTGGGGCCTCACGCTCACGCCGCGCGACATGGCGAAGATCGGCCAGCTGTGCCTCGACGGCGGCATCTGGGACGGTCGTCAGCTGGTGTCGCGGGCTTGGCTCGACGAGTGCCTGCGCGAGTATGCGCGCTGGAATGAGATCGACCGGGGCTACGGCTACCTGTGGTGGATCGTCGACGCTGGCGAGGGAGCCTGCGCGGCCCTCGGCGATGGCGGCACCTGCATCTACTTCAATCGGAAGAAGGGTCTCGTCGTGGCCATCGCATCGCTGTTCAAACCCCGCCCGAAAGACCGCATCGACCTCATCAGGACAAGCATCGAGCCTGCTTTCGGGTAG
- a CDS encoding TatD family hydrolase, whose protein sequence is MPRVRIAVGCHPHNAKFYDDGLEDELRRRLKDPRVAALGEIGLDYHYDFSPRDDQRTAFRRQIRLAKEAGLPIALHLREAHDEALAIMREEGFPEAGTLLHCFNLDWATLEPWVEAGCYVAFGGALTFKNADEVREAAARVPADRLLTETDAPYMTPEPMRGMTCLPDHVLFTAERLAEVCGRAPGAQREEFLAQLMANARELLDRPATAWQKNKGA, encoded by the coding sequence GTGCCGCGGGTTCGCATCGCCGTCGGCTGCCATCCCCATAACGCGAAGTTCTACGACGACGGCCTCGAAGACGAGCTGCGCCGCCGTCTTAAAGACCCGCGCGTGGCGGCGCTCGGGGAGATCGGCCTCGACTACCACTACGACTTCTCGCCGCGCGACGACCAGCGCACGGCCTTCCGTCGCCAGATCCGCCTGGCGAAGGAGGCGGGGCTGCCCATCGCGCTGCATCTGCGCGAGGCGCACGACGAGGCGCTGGCCATCATGCGCGAGGAGGGCTTCCCCGAGGCGGGTACCCTGCTGCACTGTTTCAACCTCGATTGGGCCACGCTCGAGCCGTGGGTGGAGGCAGGATGCTACGTGGCGTTCGGCGGGGCGCTCACGTTCAAGAACGCGGACGAGGTGCGCGAGGCTGCGGCCCGCGTGCCGGCGGACCGCCTGCTCACCGAAACCGATGCGCCGTACATGACGCCCGAACCCATGCGCGGCATGACCTGCTTGCCCGACCACGTGCTGTTCACGGCCGAGCGGCTCGCCGAGGTGTGCGGGCGGGCTCCCGGGGCGCAGCGCGAGGAGTTCCTCGCCCAGCTCATGGCCAACGCGCGCGAACTGCTGGACCGCCCGGCGACCGCCTGGCAGAAGAACAAAGGAGCGTGA
- a CDS encoding LysR family transcriptional regulator yields the protein MNISQLEYFVTTVQYGSFSMAAKELFVTPQAVSKSVGDLERELRVHLCEKSGRSVKPTEFGRMFAARASEALSCLLDLETLARHQERIEADEGRVSLAVACSPCRGNVIRAHDFNAFAKAHPRIELSTTYHSSGACLGALEEGVVDAAVIVGRTGKPGLSCVKLLAFPLHVAVAENHPLAAATSIRIADLEGTSLAAPEDLRYCRSFIADHLRARKVEPSFASLEPFVDRNRDFLENERGALFVAPDPALEALYPSAVVRPLHAEDQMTVPLCLAYADAVENPVLPHLERYLLATAARIRRDLR from the coding sequence ATGAATATCAGCCAACTGGAATATTTCGTGACCACCGTGCAATACGGGAGCTTCTCCATGGCTGCGAAGGAGCTGTTCGTCACGCCCCAGGCCGTCTCGAAGTCGGTCGGCGATCTGGAGCGGGAGCTGCGCGTGCACCTGTGCGAGAAATCGGGCCGCAGCGTGAAGCCCACCGAATTCGGCCGCATGTTCGCGGCGCGCGCATCGGAAGCGCTGTCGTGCCTGCTTGATCTCGAGACGCTCGCGCGCCATCAAGAGCGGATCGAAGCCGATGAGGGCCGCGTCTCGCTGGCCGTGGCCTGCTCGCCCTGCCGCGGCAACGTCATCCGTGCCCACGACTTCAACGCGTTCGCGAAAGCGCACCCGCGCATCGAGCTTTCCACCACCTACCATTCCAGCGGAGCTTGCCTCGGCGCGCTCGAAGAAGGCGTGGTGGACGCCGCCGTCATCGTGGGCCGCACCGGCAAGCCGGGCCTCTCGTGCGTCAAGCTGCTGGCGTTCCCGCTGCACGTGGCCGTGGCGGAGAACCATCCGCTGGCTGCCGCCACGTCCATCCGCATCGCCGACCTCGAGGGAACGTCCCTCGCCGCGCCGGAAGACTTGCGCTACTGCCGCAGCTTCATCGCCGACCACCTGCGGGCGCGGAAAGTGGAGCCGAGCTTCGCCTCCCTCGAGCCGTTCGTGGACCGCAATCGCGACTTCCTCGAAAACGAGCGCGGCGCCCTGTTCGTGGCGCCGGATCCGGCCCTCGAAGCGCTGTATCCCTCAGCCGTCGTGCGGCCCCTGCATGCGGAGGACCAGATGACCGTCCCCTTATGCCTGGCCTACGCAGACGCCGTCGAGAACCCGGTGCTGCCGCACCTTGAACGATACCTCCTTGCGACCGCAGCGCGCATACGCCGCGACCTGCGATGA
- a CDS encoding flavodoxin family protein, with product MKRLIISGSPRARGRSAGVAEAVRFAFEEADPGDRVDLVSLADVRISPCTGCETCASNKGRHELYCIISDDMLRVREMLNACDELVVVSPVYFAGAPSQLKAFLDRLQPYFYANWRAKPKRPASLYVVGEGGDPHGFGPLVGEVRSALAVAGFALESVHDWVGLVGADGALPSGADVFEGGRVHPASAYTCTGPEGTFPLGAGTGGVR from the coding sequence GTGAAGCGACTCATCATCAGCGGTTCCCCCCGGGCGCGGGGGCGCAGCGCGGGCGTTGCGGAGGCCGTCCGCTTCGCGTTCGAAGAGGCCGACCCCGGCGATCGCGTGGACCTCGTGTCGCTTGCGGACGTCCGCATCTCCCCGTGCACGGGGTGCGAGACGTGCGCGAGCAACAAGGGCCGCCACGAGCTGTACTGCATCATCTCCGACGACATGCTACGCGTGCGCGAGATGCTGAACGCCTGCGACGAGCTCGTGGTTGTGTCTCCCGTGTATTTCGCGGGCGCGCCGTCCCAGCTCAAGGCATTCCTCGACCGCCTGCAGCCGTACTTCTACGCCAACTGGCGCGCCAAGCCCAAGCGCCCGGCCAGCCTGTACGTGGTGGGCGAGGGGGGCGACCCGCACGGGTTCGGCCCGCTTGTGGGCGAGGTGCGCTCGGCGCTGGCCGTGGCGGGCTTCGCATTGGAATCCGTGCACGATTGGGTGGGCCTCGTCGGCGCCGACGGCGCGCTTCCCTCGGGTGCCGACGTGTTCGAGGGCGGCCGTGTGCACCCCGCTTCGGCGTACACGTGCACGGGTCCCGAGGGCACGTTCCCGCTCGGGGCTGGCACCGGCGGCGTCCGATGA
- a CDS encoding FAD:protein FMN transferase: protein MEYHDAYDPIPLEDVHETHGPNDAGMMTHQFYAFNTIITLQAYADSTQCAPAFDAARAASRAFERRLSRTLPHSDISRLNAAAGERVAVHDDTAELLRAASGYCADSEGLFDVTVGSVVRLWNFHEGVVPERADVERALAHVDWRALRVSEVGERGASWAQLADPQAAVDVGGIAKGWIADQLAALLAQHGLDAFVVNLGGNVMAHGQKPDGSPWRVGLQDPRDKNAIVGAVAVRDASAVTSGVYERCFERGGALYHHILDPKTGFPATTDAAGATVVARRSIDAEGYSTTLLALGIERGIAFARERETILGAWFVDRDGTVHEA from the coding sequence ATGGAATATCACGACGCATACGACCCCATCCCGCTCGAGGACGTGCACGAGACGCACGGGCCCAACGACGCGGGCATGATGACGCATCAGTTCTACGCGTTCAACACGATCATCACCTTGCAGGCCTACGCCGATTCCACGCAGTGCGCCCCCGCGTTCGATGCCGCGCGCGCCGCGAGCCGCGCGTTCGAGCGCCGGCTATCGCGCACGCTGCCGCACTCCGACATCTCGCGGCTGAACGCGGCCGCGGGAGAGCGCGTGGCCGTCCACGACGACACCGCCGAGCTGCTGCGCGCCGCCAGCGGGTACTGCGCCGACAGCGAAGGGCTGTTCGACGTCACCGTGGGCTCGGTGGTGCGGCTGTGGAACTTCCACGAGGGCGTCGTGCCCGAGCGCGCCGACGTGGAGCGGGCGCTGGCGCACGTGGACTGGAGGGCGCTGCGCGTGAGCGAGGTCGGAGAGCGCGGCGCATCGTGGGCGCAGCTGGCCGACCCGCAAGCAGCCGTGGACGTGGGCGGCATCGCGAAAGGGTGGATCGCCGACCAGCTGGCCGCGCTGCTGGCGCAGCATGGGCTGGACGCGTTCGTGGTGAACCTGGGCGGCAACGTGATGGCTCATGGGCAGAAACCCGACGGCAGCCCGTGGCGTGTGGGGCTGCAGGACCCGCGCGACAAGAACGCCATCGTGGGCGCCGTGGCCGTGCGCGACGCCTCGGCCGTGACGAGCGGGGTGTACGAGCGCTGCTTCGAACGCGGCGGCGCGCTCTACCACCACATTCTCGACCCGAAGACGGGCTTCCCTGCGACAACCGACGCCGCAGGGGCTACCGTGGTTGCACGCCGTTCGATCGATGCCGAAGGCTATTCAACCACCCTGCTCGCCCTGGGCATCGAACGCGGCATAGCCTTCGCCCGCGAGCGCGAGACCATCCTGGGAGCGTGGTTCGTCGACCGGGACGGAACGGTACACGAGGCGTAG
- a CDS encoding response regulator transcription factor yields the protein MAQDQAKEGVRLPYVLRHFDVSYLGICAPHVWIYCVAHRAGLDFGGVVTGIPLYSALSAFMLAVMLLAWKGKASSVAPKLDWPLAALQAAATLLLVVPLPVTGAVGATAAAIAAGIGVAWLYLQWAPFYAKLDIRDAIACIFCAMAVGSALKVPIDLLPPVPAAVVLMALPFVSAALARRAQRKQPPVERAPRLFYDENPTSIPWKILFGVAAYSLIIGVIQGMPIEADHTPFWMMTTVHHGAEIAVALCVLWWVFAKGGLLRFSSLWRAILLFTATGLFFLPVIGSAWAGWALVLISIAQTLVVMLFWTMLADVAHHSRTSPYVIFGSGWIAYSLPFALGEVAGKLEGVHGVGATVLQVLAYLLTIAAVFALNEGNFSQRRIFADLEGPTPEQSMFAHIDEGCERLGAERGLTAREVEVLQLLCKGRSKSYIAESLFISENTVRSHSKHIYAKLDVHSKQEILDLIARG from the coding sequence GTGGCGCAAGACCAGGCGAAGGAAGGCGTGCGCTTGCCGTACGTGCTGCGGCATTTCGACGTGTCGTACCTGGGCATCTGCGCGCCGCATGTGTGGATCTACTGCGTGGCGCATCGCGCGGGACTCGACTTCGGCGGCGTGGTCACCGGCATCCCGCTCTACAGTGCGCTGTCGGCGTTCATGCTGGCGGTGATGCTGCTCGCTTGGAAGGGGAAGGCGAGCAGCGTCGCGCCCAAGCTGGACTGGCCCCTGGCCGCGCTGCAGGCGGCGGCAACCCTGCTGCTCGTGGTGCCGCTTCCCGTCACGGGAGCCGTCGGTGCCACGGCGGCCGCGATCGCGGCGGGCATCGGCGTGGCGTGGCTGTACCTGCAATGGGCGCCGTTCTACGCGAAGCTCGACATCCGCGATGCCATCGCCTGCATCTTCTGCGCCATGGCCGTGGGATCTGCGCTCAAGGTGCCCATCGACCTGCTGCCGCCCGTCCCGGCGGCGGTCGTGCTGATGGCGCTGCCCTTCGTCTCGGCTGCCCTGGCGCGCCGCGCGCAGCGCAAGCAGCCGCCGGTAGAGCGCGCGCCACGGCTGTTCTACGACGAGAACCCCACGTCCATCCCGTGGAAGATCCTGTTCGGCGTGGCTGCGTACAGCCTGATCATCGGCGTGATCCAGGGCATGCCCATCGAGGCCGATCACACGCCGTTCTGGATGATGACGACAGTGCACCACGGAGCCGAGATCGCCGTGGCGCTGTGCGTGCTGTGGTGGGTGTTCGCGAAGGGCGGTCTGCTGCGCTTCTCCAGCCTGTGGCGGGCGATCCTGCTGTTCACGGCCACGGGGCTGTTCTTCCTGCCCGTTATCGGGTCGGCGTGGGCGGGTTGGGCGCTCGTGCTCATCTCCATCGCGCAGACGCTTGTGGTCATGCTGTTCTGGACGATGCTGGCCGACGTGGCACACCATTCGCGCACGTCGCCTTACGTCATCTTCGGCTCAGGGTGGATCGCTTACTCGCTGCCGTTCGCCCTGGGCGAGGTGGCCGGAAAGCTGGAGGGCGTGCACGGCGTGGGAGCGACCGTGCTGCAGGTGCTGGCGTACCTGCTGACCATCGCCGCCGTGTTCGCGCTCAACGAGGGGAACTTCTCGCAGCGCCGCATCTTCGCCGACCTCGAGGGCCCCACCCCCGAGCAATCGATGTTCGCGCATATCGACGAGGGCTGCGAGCGCCTGGGCGCCGAGCGGGGCCTGACGGCGCGCGAGGTGGAGGTGCTGCAGCTGCTGTGCAAGGGCCGCTCGAAAAGCTACATCGCGGAAAGCCTGTTCATCAGCGAGAACACCGTGCGCTCCCACTCGAAGCACATCTACGCCAAGCTCGATGTCCACTCGAAGCAGGAGATATTGGACCTGATCGCACGGGGGTAG
- a CDS encoding nitrate ABC transporter substrate-binding protein, whose protein sequence is MTDEQSAEPVFDDPLFRQKRKRGTYRVVDAPQLEGPVADTHTHLQLLPDPYYALARCAAHQVEFVCTIVDVFEDGSTTFDRLNSWRFEAAAAAKRFVGWT, encoded by the coding sequence ATGACCGACGAACAGAGCGCGGAGCCCGTCTTCGACGACCCGCTGTTCCGCCAGAAGCGCAAGCGCGGCACGTACCGTGTGGTCGACGCCCCGCAGCTCGAAGGGCCGGTGGCGGACACGCACACGCATTTGCAGCTGCTGCCCGACCCGTACTACGCGCTCGCGCGCTGCGCGGCGCATCAGGTGGAGTTCGTCTGCACCATCGTGGACGTGTTCGAGGACGGCTCCACCACGTTCGACCGTCTGAACTCGTGGCGGTTCGAGGCCGCCGCCGCGGCCAAGCGCTTCGTCGGCTGGACGTGA
- a CDS encoding phenylalanyl-tRNA synthetase subunit alpha: MNTPADRELNKRLIDISKALSSLLCGASTDEDASYIRDEALRTVAEQSEVARLRLSRVASGK; the protein is encoded by the coding sequence ATGAACACTCCCGCGGATCGTGAATTGAACAAGCGCCTCATCGATATCTCCAAGGCTCTCAGCTCCCTGTTGTGCGGGGCCTCGACCGACGAAGACGCATCCTACATCCGCGACGAGGCCCTCCGCACGGTTGCGGAGCAATCCGAGGTGGCCCGGCTGAGGCTCTCGCGCGTCGCATCGGGAAAGTAG
- a CDS encoding Veg family protein, whose product MDLAKQAKIVDSIHDTLHDFVGQRLKVRANMGRSKIVESEGVLMQVHPQLFILEVDRKRGRTSRQSYQYVDVLTGMVELSQNGEPLFEPFVPESAEGMPAADSVDEQEEEKVLS is encoded by the coding sequence ATGGATTTAGCGAAACAAGCCAAAATCGTCGACTCCATTCATGATACGTTACATGACTTCGTCGGTCAACGCCTGAAAGTTCGGGCCAACATGGGTCGTTCGAAAATCGTCGAGAGCGAAGGCGTTCTCATGCAGGTGCACCCGCAGCTTTTCATCCTCGAGGTGGATCGCAAGCGCGGCCGCACCTCCCGCCAGTCCTACCAGTACGTCGACGTGCTGACGGGCATGGTGGAGCTGTCCCAGAACGGCGAGCCGCTGTTCGAGCCGTTCGTGCCGGAATCCGCCGAAGGCATGCCCGCGGCGGACAGCGTGGACGAGCAGGAAGAGGAGAAGGTCCTGTCCTAA
- a CDS encoding flavocytochrome c — protein sequence MIQNPNEIAARARMEEAMSRIEANVRTRLQLNRRQFICGSAATMALAMLGLAGCSPKADATGSAGAQAYKAGTYEASAEGRNGAINVKVTFTDDAMEAIDVEQEESRNIGDAAINILKDKYLASQSLNFDTVTGASLSSMAFATAVAECVDAAGGDVKALKKADTGLEPAAAIDEDCDVCIVGSGGAAFAAAVTAAEAGKTVVMLEKMDIYGGNTNAGEGTLNAPDPERQEPLGIEDSADFFYQQTFEGGDELGDPALVRILADNALDAVHWMEDHGLVYEKEPFTAIGGLWQRGHAVEVENKGDQGGSYYVSCLKDCADKSGKVTLYTDAKVEQLTEEGGEVTGVSGTRPSSGAAVTVRAKSVVLATGGYSRNAELAMEYDKRVTKDMPSSNVCSSTGDGLGLGEGVGAGLRNMELVQIHPLGDPQNGGVATFVGNWLGVENYVMVNDEGKRFIREDERRDTIADAILEQPNDEMWLLVDSTDIASDRADQIAELVEKGHSFKADDILDLANQIGVPADALAETVDGYNACVRAGADTQIAPGKELLGTELSDPAYYASKRIPTIHYTMGGLCITTDAQVCTEAGEPIPNLFAAGEVTGGVQGGNRLGGNSFTDLIVFGRIAGASAVANA from the coding sequence ATGATCCAGAACCCGAACGAAATCGCCGCCCGTGCCCGCATGGAAGAGGCTATGAGCCGCATCGAGGCGAACGTGCGCACGCGCCTTCAGCTGAACCGCCGCCAGTTCATTTGCGGCAGCGCCGCCACCATGGCGCTGGCCATGCTCGGTCTCGCCGGATGCTCGCCGAAAGCCGACGCGACCGGCAGCGCCGGCGCGCAAGCCTATAAGGCCGGCACGTACGAGGCCAGCGCCGAGGGCCGCAACGGCGCCATCAACGTGAAGGTCACGTTCACCGACGACGCCATGGAGGCCATCGACGTCGAGCAGGAGGAGAGCCGCAACATCGGCGACGCCGCCATCAACATCCTCAAGGACAAGTACCTCGCATCCCAAAGCCTCAACTTCGACACCGTCACGGGCGCGTCGCTGTCGTCCATGGCCTTCGCCACGGCCGTGGCCGAGTGCGTCGATGCGGCCGGCGGCGACGTGAAGGCGCTCAAGAAGGCCGACACGGGGCTCGAGCCTGCAGCGGCCATCGACGAGGACTGCGACGTCTGCATCGTGGGTTCCGGCGGCGCGGCGTTCGCGGCGGCCGTCACCGCAGCCGAGGCCGGCAAGACGGTGGTCATGCTCGAGAAGATGGACATCTACGGCGGCAACACGAACGCCGGCGAGGGCACGCTCAACGCGCCCGACCCCGAGCGTCAGGAGCCCCTCGGCATCGAGGACTCGGCCGACTTCTTCTACCAGCAAACCTTCGAAGGCGGCGACGAGCTGGGCGATCCCGCGCTCGTGCGCATCCTCGCCGACAACGCGCTCGACGCCGTGCACTGGATGGAGGATCACGGCCTCGTGTACGAGAAGGAGCCGTTCACGGCCATCGGCGGTCTGTGGCAGCGCGGCCATGCCGTCGAGGTTGAGAACAAGGGCGATCAGGGCGGCAGCTACTACGTGTCGTGCCTGAAGGACTGCGCCGACAAGAGCGGCAAGGTCACGCTGTACACCGATGCGAAGGTGGAGCAGCTCACCGAAGAGGGCGGCGAGGTGACGGGCGTCAGCGGCACGCGGCCTTCGAGCGGCGCGGCGGTCACCGTGCGCGCGAAGTCGGTGGTGCTGGCGACGGGCGGCTATTCCCGCAACGCCGAGCTGGCCATGGAGTACGACAAGCGCGTGACGAAGGACATGCCCTCGTCCAACGTGTGCTCGTCCACGGGCGACGGCCTGGGCCTCGGCGAAGGCGTGGGCGCCGGCCTGCGCAACATGGAGCTCGTGCAGATCCACCCGCTGGGCGACCCGCAGAACGGCGGCGTGGCCACGTTCGTGGGCAACTGGCTGGGCGTGGAGAACTACGTCATGGTCAACGACGAGGGCAAGCGCTTCATCCGCGAGGACGAGCGCCGCGACACCATCGCCGACGCCATCCTCGAGCAGCCGAACGACGAGATGTGGCTGCTCGTCGACTCCACCGACATCGCGTCCGACCGTGCCGACCAGATCGCCGAGCTCGTGGAGAAGGGGCACAGCTTTAAGGCCGACGATATCTTGGACCTCGCGAACCAGATCGGCGTGCCGGCCGACGCCCTGGCCGAGACGGTGGACGGCTACAACGCCTGCGTGCGCGCCGGCGCCGACACGCAGATCGCGCCCGGCAAGGAGCTGCTCGGCACCGAGCTGTCCGACCCGGCGTACTACGCCTCGAAGCGCATCCCTACGATCCACTACACCATGGGCGGCCTGTGCATCACCACCGACGCCCAGGTGTGCACCGAAGCCGGCGAGCCCATTCCCAACCTGTTCGCAGCAGGCGAGGTGACGGGCGGCGTGCAGGGCGGCAACCGTCTGGGCGGCAACTCGTTCACCGACCTCATCGTGTTCGGCCGCATCGCCGGCGCTTCGGCGGTGGCGAACGCTTAG
- the rsmA gene encoding 16S rRNA (adenine(1518)-N(6)/adenine(1519)-N(6))-dimethyltransferase RsmA, translating into MTKLSPLASVSQTRAVLEAHGLSTKYSFGQNFLINDAILQKIVALADLAPDDYVLEVGPGIGTLTIALLRCAGRVLSVERDPDLPAVLAETLAPWSDRFSLIGKDALDLTMDDLRVAGAPSGALPNKFVANLPYAVAATVVLDYFEQFASLESATVMVQKEVADRMAACPGTKTYGAYTVKLRLHVEPRGRFGVGPGNFFPPPRVESAVLRLDRRPVFDDDGVQLDADAIAAASTMAEAAFATRRKTLSNSCKTYFAGHGPQGARVIAQLPELFERAGIDPKLRGETLDLPAFVRLGRAYQQLGSPA; encoded by the coding sequence ATGACGAAGCTTTCGCCGTTGGCCAGCGTGTCTCAGACGCGCGCCGTCCTGGAGGCGCACGGCCTGTCCACCAAGTACTCGTTCGGCCAGAACTTCCTCATCAACGACGCCATCTTGCAGAAGATCGTCGCGCTCGCCGATCTCGCGCCCGACGACTACGTGCTGGAGGTGGGGCCGGGCATCGGCACGCTCACCATCGCGCTGCTGAGATGCGCCGGGCGCGTGCTGTCGGTGGAGCGCGACCCCGACCTGCCAGCCGTGCTGGCGGAGACGCTCGCGCCCTGGTCCGACCGCTTCTCCCTGATCGGCAAAGATGCGCTCGATTTGACGATGGACGACCTGCGCGTGGCCGGCGCCCCGTCGGGCGCGTTGCCCAACAAGTTCGTGGCGAACCTGCCCTACGCGGTGGCCGCCACCGTGGTGCTCGACTACTTCGAGCAGTTCGCGTCGCTCGAAAGCGCCACCGTGATGGTGCAGAAGGAGGTGGCCGACCGCATGGCTGCCTGCCCGGGCACGAAGACCTACGGCGCCTACACGGTGAAGCTGCGCCTGCACGTGGAGCCGAGGGGTCGCTTCGGCGTGGGGCCGGGCAACTTCTTCCCGCCGCCGCGCGTCGAAAGCGCCGTGCTGCGCCTCGATCGCCGTCCGGTGTTCGACGACGACGGCGTGCAGCTCGATGCGGACGCCATAGCCGCCGCAAGCACCATGGCCGAGGCCGCGTTCGCCACGCGGCGAAAGACGCTGTCGAACTCGTGCAAGACCTACTTCGCCGGCCACGGCCCGCAGGGCGCGCGCGTCATCGCGCAGCTCCCTGAGCTGTTCGAACGTGCCGGAATCGACCCCAAGCTTCGCGGCGAGACCCTCGACCTCCCCGCATTCGTGCGCCTGGGAAGGGCCTACCAGCAGCTCGGTTCGCCAGCCTGA